A single window of Micrococcaceae bacterium Sec5.1 DNA harbors:
- a CDS encoding ABC transporter substrate-binding protein, which translates to MFRITQTKLLALAVLPAVVLPVLAGCSDPGASAAKPGSEAAKNGVVYNTSVDQNRIRGEKDSAAASAVPEAIAKDGKLTVATTAGSIPLSFHATDDKTPIGVEVDIAQLVADKLGLDLDLQVTSWENWPLKTQSGDFEAVFSNVGINAARVKLFDFSTYRAAYMGFEAKKSSTYDIKGSDDISGLKISVGSGTNQEKILLAWNKELEAKGKTPATLQYYSSDADTILALSSGRTDLNLAPYPSVTYRENTRDDLKVVGKVNAGWPSETLVAATTLKGNGLAPAITDALNSTIKDGSYAKVLERWGLSEEALPESKTVTEASFGTGK; encoded by the coding sequence ATGTTTCGCATCACCCAAACCAAACTCCTGGCACTCGCTGTACTGCCCGCCGTCGTTCTTCCTGTGCTGGCCGGATGCTCCGATCCCGGCGCTTCGGCAGCCAAGCCCGGGAGCGAAGCAGCAAAGAACGGCGTCGTCTACAACACCTCTGTGGACCAGAACCGGATCCGTGGTGAAAAAGATAGTGCCGCAGCCTCCGCCGTCCCCGAAGCCATCGCCAAGGACGGCAAGCTGACCGTTGCTACCACCGCAGGCTCCATCCCACTGTCCTTCCACGCCACCGACGACAAAACGCCGATCGGTGTGGAGGTGGACATTGCACAACTCGTGGCGGACAAGCTGGGCCTGGACTTGGACCTCCAAGTGACCTCGTGGGAGAACTGGCCGTTGAAGACCCAGTCCGGTGATTTTGAGGCCGTGTTCTCCAATGTGGGCATCAACGCCGCGCGGGTGAAGCTGTTCGATTTCTCCACCTACCGTGCCGCATACATGGGCTTCGAGGCGAAAAAGAGCTCCACCTATGACATCAAGGGTTCGGACGATATCTCGGGGCTGAAGATCTCCGTGGGCTCCGGCACCAACCAGGAGAAGATCCTGCTGGCGTGGAACAAGGAGCTTGAGGCCAAGGGCAAAACCCCGGCGACGCTGCAGTACTACTCGTCCGACGCCGATACGATCCTGGCATTGTCCTCCGGCCGAACGGACCTGAACCTGGCGCCCTACCCGTCGGTGACGTACCGCGAGAACACCCGTGACGACCTCAAGGTAGTGGGCAAGGTTAACGCCGGCTGGCCTTCGGAAACCCTGGTTGCCGCCACCACGCTCAAGGGCAACGGGCTGGCCCCAGCCATCACCGATGCCCTCAACTCCACCATCAAGGACGGCTCCTACGCCAAGGTCCTGGAACGCTGGGGCCTCTCCGAAGAAGCCCTGCCCGAATCCAAGACCGTCACAGAAGCAAGTTTTGGGACCGGCAAATGA
- a CDS encoding amino acid ABC transporter ATP-binding protein, whose product MSILAARKETTTAAQAADETSADAPAGSVSASPTGASPTAAQPALRDKPATIDKPATRGQVDITNVRKSFGTTEVLKGVSLSVPPGGVAVIVGPSGSGKSTLLRTINHLEKVDGGFITIDNELVGYHVRGNKLHELREKDILKQRTNIGMVFQSFNLFPHLTALENVIEAPIVAQKRSKAEARKRGLELLDRVGLKDRADAYPRQLSGGQQQRVAIARALALDPKILLFDEPTSALDPELVNEVLDVIRELAKSGTTLIIVTHEMGFARDVADTVVFMDQGQIVESGTPQEIFGNPREERTRSFFSKVIEPAFNI is encoded by the coding sequence ATGAGCATCCTCGCCGCGCGCAAAGAAACCACGACGGCGGCCCAGGCTGCCGACGAAACCTCGGCTGACGCCCCGGCTGGGTCAGTTTCCGCCAGTCCGACAGGGGCCAGTCCGACGGCGGCGCAGCCCGCCTTGAGGGACAAGCCCGCCACGATTGACAAACCCGCCACCCGCGGACAGGTCGATATCACCAATGTCCGAAAGTCCTTCGGCACTACCGAAGTCCTCAAGGGTGTCTCCTTGTCCGTGCCGCCAGGCGGTGTCGCGGTGATCGTGGGCCCCTCCGGCTCCGGAAAGTCCACGCTGCTGCGCACCATCAACCACCTGGAGAAGGTGGACGGGGGCTTCATCACCATCGACAACGAGCTGGTGGGCTACCACGTCCGCGGGAACAAGCTCCATGAACTGCGTGAGAAAGACATCCTCAAGCAGCGCACCAACATCGGCATGGTCTTCCAGAGCTTCAATCTTTTCCCGCACCTCACCGCCCTGGAAAACGTCATCGAGGCGCCAATCGTCGCCCAAAAGCGATCCAAGGCTGAAGCCAGGAAGCGTGGCCTGGAACTCCTGGACCGGGTAGGCCTGAAGGACCGGGCCGATGCCTACCCGCGGCAGCTCTCCGGGGGCCAGCAACAGAGGGTCGCGATTGCGCGGGCATTGGCACTGGACCCCAAGATCCTGCTCTTCGACGAGCCCACCTCAGCGTTGGACCCCGAACTGGTCAATGAGGTTTTGGACGTCATCCGCGAGCTCGCCAAGTCTGGGACCACGTTGATCATCGTGACCCACGAGATGGGTTTTGCCCGGGACGTCGCGGACACCGTGGTGTTCATGGACCAAGGCCAGATCGTTGAGTCCGGCACGCCCCAGGAAATCTTCGGCAACCCCCGTGAAGAACGCACCCGAAGTTTCTTCTCCAAGGTCATCGAACCGGCTTTCAACATCTAG
- a CDS encoding amino acid ABC transporter permease, protein MSAIAPPATAESAPATTDYSDYKLVPARHPWRWVGIVLVAAGVAAIAWSLVTNPRWEWGVVAQWFTAQSVVNGLVETLKLTAISGVLGFVLGFILALMRLSASPLLVSVSWTFSWIFRSTPLLVQLLLWYNLGYLYEKITLGIPFTDVRFFEAQTTTLISQFAAAVLGLTLNQAAYSAEIIRGGILSVDQGQLEAASALGIPAWKRSTRIVLPQAMRAILPNAFNEIIGLVKGTSIVYVLAYSELFYTVQVIYNRTQQVLPLLLVATLWYVVITSVLSVFQYYIERHFSKGALRNLPLTPLQKARRFFATHVAVSQTKESR, encoded by the coding sequence ATGAGTGCGATCGCACCGCCTGCCACGGCAGAAAGTGCACCTGCCACCACGGATTACTCCGACTACAAACTGGTCCCTGCCCGGCACCCGTGGCGATGGGTGGGCATTGTCCTGGTGGCGGCCGGCGTCGCAGCCATTGCGTGGTCGCTCGTCACCAACCCGCGTTGGGAGTGGGGAGTGGTGGCCCAGTGGTTTACGGCCCAGTCCGTGGTGAATGGCTTGGTGGAAACGCTCAAACTCACGGCGATCTCCGGAGTTTTGGGATTCGTCCTCGGATTCATCCTCGCCCTCATGCGCTTGTCCGCGTCGCCGCTGCTGGTCTCGGTTTCCTGGACGTTCTCCTGGATCTTCCGTTCCACGCCCCTGCTGGTCCAACTGCTCCTTTGGTACAACCTGGGCTACCTCTACGAGAAGATCACCCTGGGCATCCCCTTCACGGACGTCCGCTTCTTCGAAGCCCAGACCACCACGCTGATCAGCCAGTTCGCTGCAGCAGTGCTGGGCCTGACCCTCAACCAGGCCGCCTACTCCGCAGAGATCATTCGTGGCGGCATCCTCTCGGTGGACCAAGGCCAACTCGAGGCAGCTTCCGCACTGGGCATTCCCGCCTGGAAGCGCTCCACACGGATCGTGTTGCCACAGGCCATGCGCGCCATCCTGCCCAACGCTTTCAACGAGATCATCGGCCTGGTCAAGGGCACGTCGATCGTCTACGTCCTGGCGTACTCGGAGCTCTTCTACACGGTCCAGGTCATTTACAACCGGACCCAGCAGGTGCTGCCGCTGCTGCTGGTCGCAACACTCTGGTACGTCGTTATCACTTCAGTGCTGAGCGTCTTCCAGTACTACATCGAACGGCACTTCTCCAAGGGTGCCTTGCGGAACCTGCCGCTCACTCCACTTCAGAAGGCCCGCAGGTTCTTCGCTACCCACGTTGCAGTCTCACAGACCAAGGAAAGCCGATGA
- a CDS encoding FAD/NAD(P)-binding protein, translating to MPSPVPAIAFIGGGPRTAGVLERLAASRPGLFDGPLHIHIVEPYEPGSGRIWRYDQSPGLLLNSTAADVTMFTDASVACDGPPVDGPGLATWAAGVLDGSIRDVPALEPHLLAQLQSLTPSSFPTRQLQSKYLEWFFRRSVAALGPDVTVTVHRDTATAVTPVSASVGATAESDAGGHRVRLASGAEVLADVVVYALGHTDSLPDDESARLSDFAARQGGFHAPPSYTTDVDYSGIKAGQDVIVSGMGLGFVDLLVLLFEGRGGRFEEVADGELKYVPSGAEPSLWVGSRRGVPYHSKISSVVRGEPLSRPRYFTAEAVDALLANHQELDFRSQLWPLIAKDAGYAYYRELFTGYPARVSGSWEEFEARFDAVDWYSPAREELVAFSIPDAALRLDLEALDHPLSGCAFADHEAVQRSVAAYIQHDLALRTSPDHSETLALFTALLFVYMDLGRLVPQQRLNAPSQQAIHGWWHGFFSFVDSGPPSHRLREMLALHRAGFLKFLGPGMWVRTDESTGRFVAGSFQSPVVVDASAYIEARLPSPSVERSANPALADLHDARWGTEQRLLTSEGPHSTGKLLVSGNHQVLSPVGTAQKTLFAVGPWTSGWGAGAFARPNTNAAPFRENDALARQILTTVAAARPTESQLSAF from the coding sequence ATGCCGTCACCAGTTCCTGCCATCGCCTTCATCGGCGGCGGCCCGCGCACGGCCGGCGTCCTGGAAAGGCTGGCAGCGAGCCGTCCCGGATTATTCGATGGACCCCTGCACATCCACATCGTGGAGCCGTATGAGCCGGGCTCCGGGAGGATCTGGCGCTATGACCAGAGCCCGGGCCTCCTGCTGAACTCCACCGCCGCGGACGTCACCATGTTCACCGACGCGTCCGTGGCGTGCGACGGTCCTCCCGTTGACGGCCCCGGCCTGGCCACCTGGGCAGCAGGTGTGCTGGATGGGAGCATCCGCGATGTCCCCGCGCTGGAGCCGCACTTGCTGGCACAGCTCCAGTCGCTCACACCGTCTTCATTTCCCACCCGGCAGCTCCAGAGCAAATACCTCGAATGGTTCTTCCGCCGGTCAGTCGCCGCTCTGGGGCCCGATGTCACCGTGACGGTCCACCGGGACACGGCTACAGCGGTCACGCCTGTTTCCGCTTCCGTGGGTGCCACAGCCGAGTCCGACGCCGGCGGGCACCGCGTGCGGTTGGCTTCCGGCGCGGAGGTGCTGGCCGACGTCGTGGTTTACGCCCTGGGCCATACCGATTCGTTGCCGGACGACGAGTCCGCCCGCCTCAGCGATTTCGCTGCCCGCCAAGGTGGGTTCCATGCGCCGCCGTCGTACACAACGGACGTGGACTACTCGGGCATCAAGGCCGGCCAGGACGTGATCGTATCCGGCATGGGGCTCGGGTTCGTGGATCTCCTGGTGCTGCTGTTCGAGGGCCGCGGCGGGCGCTTCGAGGAAGTAGCCGACGGCGAACTTAAGTACGTGCCCTCAGGCGCCGAACCGAGCCTCTGGGTAGGTTCACGACGCGGCGTGCCTTACCACTCCAAGATTTCCTCCGTTGTGCGCGGCGAGCCGTTAAGCCGGCCGCGGTACTTTACCGCCGAGGCAGTTGACGCGTTGTTGGCGAACCATCAGGAACTGGACTTCCGCTCACAGCTGTGGCCGTTAATCGCCAAGGATGCCGGCTATGCCTACTATCGGGAGCTTTTCACCGGCTACCCAGCGCGTGTGTCAGGCAGCTGGGAGGAGTTCGAGGCCCGGTTCGACGCCGTCGACTGGTACAGCCCTGCCCGGGAAGAGCTGGTTGCCTTCTCTATCCCTGATGCCGCGCTGCGGCTGGACTTGGAGGCCCTCGACCATCCCCTGAGCGGTTGCGCCTTCGCGGACCACGAGGCCGTACAGCGTTCGGTGGCCGCGTACATCCAACACGATCTCGCCCTCCGAACCAGCCCGGACCATTCCGAAACACTCGCGCTCTTCACTGCATTGTTGTTCGTCTACATGGACCTTGGCCGGCTGGTCCCGCAGCAGCGGCTCAATGCACCGTCCCAACAGGCGATCCACGGCTGGTGGCACGGCTTCTTCAGCTTCGTGGATTCCGGGCCGCCGTCACACCGTCTCCGTGAGATGCTCGCGCTGCACCGCGCCGGGTTCCTGAAGTTCCTGGGGCCGGGAATGTGGGTTCGCACCGACGAATCAACCGGCCGGTTTGTAGCCGGCTCATTCCAGTCACCCGTGGTGGTGGATGCGTCCGCGTACATCGAGGCACGGTTGCCCTCTCCGTCCGTGGAGCGTTCGGCGAATCCCGCTTTGGCAGACCTGCACGACGCCAGATGGGGCACCGAGCAGAGGCTGCTCACCTCTGAGGGTCCACACTCCACGGGCAAACTCCTGGTCTCCGGGAATCACCAGGTCCTGTCCCCTGTTGGTACAGCACAGAAGACTTTGTTTGCAGTGGGACCGTGGACGTCCGGTTGGGGCGCGGGAGCGTTTGCCCGCCCCAATACCAATGCGGCACCTTTCCGGGAGAACGATGCCCTGGCCCGGCAGATCCTGACCACCGTTGCTGCTGCCCGCCCAACTGAGTCGCAGTTAAGCGCGTTCTGA
- a CDS encoding GNAT family N-acetyltransferase has product MTTTPTLPTSGLSVLSLPMRDPRVRPLLDELAVEYDTRYGTLFGTGGAAEELNRYPAEEFAAPHGALIIIQENGESVAGGAFRRYDEHTAELKRIWTHSAHRRRGLARRVLTELENEARRRGYRKLYLTTGPRQPEARNLYLATGYKALFDLAADPEDIKHLAFSKDLARAS; this is encoded by the coding sequence ATGACCACAACGCCAACCCTGCCGACGTCGGGCCTTTCCGTCCTGAGCCTGCCCATGCGCGATCCCCGCGTTCGTCCCCTCCTGGACGAACTCGCCGTCGAATATGACACGCGGTACGGGACACTCTTCGGCACCGGGGGTGCTGCGGAGGAATTGAACCGGTACCCGGCCGAGGAATTCGCCGCGCCCCACGGAGCACTGATCATCATCCAGGAGAACGGCGAATCCGTGGCTGGCGGCGCGTTCCGGCGTTACGACGAGCACACCGCAGAGCTCAAGAGGATCTGGACCCACTCTGCGCATCGTCGTCGCGGCCTGGCACGGCGGGTGCTCACAGAGTTGGAGAATGAAGCACGACGCCGCGGCTACAGGAAGCTCTACCTCACCACCGGTCCACGCCAGCCGGAGGCCAGGAATCTGTACCTCGCCACGGGCTACAAAGCGCTCTTCGACCTCGCCGCCGACCCCGAAGACATCAAGCATTTGGCCTTCAGTAAGGATCTCGCCCGGGCCAGCTAA
- a CDS encoding helicase HerA-like domain-containing protein, producing MANKTTAEKLATIQQGYALEGATIELGAAIVDGEIHKEAQVRLPLAMMNRHGLVAGATGTGKTVTLHMIAEQLSTAGVPVFLADIKGDLSGLATAATGSEKLSARTEALGQQWQGKNFPVEFLSLGGDGNGIPIRATITSFGPILLSRIMDLNDTQESSLQLIFHFADKNKLELIDLKDLRAVIQFLTSDEGKEQLEDLGGLSKATAGVILRELVTLEAQGMEKFFGEPEFDTAELLRTAPDGRGVISCLELPTLQTKPLLFSTFLMWLLADLFEDLPEAGDLDKPKLVFFLDEAHLLFSDASKAFLEAITTTVRLIRSKGVGIFFVTQTPKDVPADVLGQLANRVQHALRAFTPEDAKALKATVSTFPVSDYDLEETLTSAGIGEAVITVMNEKGAPTPVALTRLRAPESVMGPSADDLIRSTVASSSLLVKYGTAVDNVSAYEKLTGNAAPSTGDAAPGLPPVPGNASGSGASGSGASGSGASGSGASGGTPYDIDAEARRIEEEILGRPSSRPAPAPSSFPAPAPAPQQAPQQSSQQDSGMFGDLAGALGGALGGGLKSMVRSMGTQLGRDLMRGVFGTSSRRRR from the coding sequence ATGGCCAACAAAACCACTGCTGAAAAACTTGCCACCATCCAGCAGGGGTACGCCCTGGAAGGTGCAACCATCGAGCTGGGCGCCGCGATCGTCGATGGTGAAATTCACAAAGAGGCCCAGGTCCGGCTCCCTCTGGCCATGATGAACCGCCACGGCCTCGTGGCCGGCGCCACCGGTACTGGCAAAACGGTCACGCTGCACATGATTGCCGAACAGCTCTCGACGGCGGGTGTTCCGGTTTTCCTCGCGGACATCAAGGGAGATCTTTCCGGACTGGCCACGGCGGCAACGGGCAGCGAAAAATTGAGCGCACGAACTGAAGCCCTCGGGCAGCAGTGGCAGGGAAAGAACTTCCCTGTTGAATTCCTGAGCCTGGGCGGTGACGGCAATGGAATCCCGATCCGCGCCACCATCACCTCGTTCGGGCCCATCCTGCTCTCACGCATCATGGACCTCAACGACACCCAGGAATCCAGTCTTCAGCTGATCTTCCACTTTGCGGACAAGAACAAGCTGGAACTGATCGACCTCAAAGACCTCCGGGCCGTGATCCAGTTCCTCACCTCGGACGAGGGCAAGGAACAGCTGGAGGACCTTGGCGGACTCTCCAAAGCCACAGCTGGCGTCATCCTGCGGGAACTCGTCACCCTTGAGGCGCAGGGCATGGAGAAGTTCTTCGGCGAACCGGAGTTCGATACCGCCGAGCTCCTCCGCACAGCCCCCGACGGCCGGGGCGTGATCAGCTGCCTTGAGCTGCCCACCCTGCAGACCAAGCCCCTGCTGTTCTCCACGTTCCTCATGTGGCTCCTGGCGGACCTTTTCGAAGACCTCCCCGAAGCCGGCGACCTCGACAAGCCCAAACTGGTGTTCTTCCTGGACGAGGCACACCTGCTGTTCAGCGACGCCTCCAAAGCCTTCCTTGAGGCCATCACCACCACGGTCCGGCTCATCCGTTCCAAAGGCGTAGGCATATTTTTCGTCACCCAGACACCCAAGGACGTCCCCGCTGATGTCCTGGGCCAGCTCGCCAACCGTGTGCAGCACGCCTTGCGAGCGTTCACGCCGGAGGACGCAAAAGCGCTCAAGGCCACGGTTTCCACATTCCCCGTCAGCGATTACGACCTCGAAGAGACGCTCACCTCCGCCGGCATCGGTGAGGCCGTCATTACCGTGATGAACGAAAAAGGCGCCCCCACCCCTGTTGCCCTCACCCGGCTCCGCGCACCCGAATCCGTGATGGGACCCAGCGCCGATGACCTGATCCGCAGCACCGTGGCTTCGTCCTCCCTTCTGGTCAAGTACGGGACGGCTGTAGACAACGTGTCCGCCTACGAGAAACTCACTGGCAACGCCGCGCCCTCCACCGGCGACGCCGCACCGGGCTTGCCACCGGTTCCAGGCAACGCTTCAGGTTCTGGCGCTTCAGGTTCTGGCGCTTCAGGTTCTGGCGCTTCAGGTTCTGGCGCTTCGGGGGGTACGCCCTACGACATCGACGCCGAAGCGCGGCGCATCGAGGAAGAGATCCTCGGCCGCCCGAGTTCCCGTCCGGCGCCTGCACCCTCCTCGTTTCCTGCGCCGGCTCCCGCGCCCCAGCAGGCGCCGCAACAGTCATCCCAGCAGGATAGTGGCATGTTCGGCGACCTCGCCGGGGCACTCGGCGGAGCCTTGGGCGGCGGGCTGAAGAGCATGGTCCGCTCCATGGGGACACAGCTTGGCCGCGACCTCATGCGCGGCGTTTTCGGTACCTCCTCGCGGCGCCGCCGCTAG
- a CDS encoding NHL domain-containing thioredoxin family protein: MSETVRTQHRVRASELEGRGWLNTGDKSLDLESLRGKIVLLDFWTFCCINCLHVLDELRPLEEKYSDVLVTVGVHSPKFEHEADPVALAAAVERYEIHHPVLDDPELATWKAYTARAWPTLVVVDPEGYIVAHLSGEGHADGLAVLLEELVAEHEAKGTLHRGNGPYVAPVPTSGTLRFPGKTTQLANGNYLVVDSGHHRLVELHPDLKTVERVIGSGTKGYTDGQTDTAQFNEPQGIAVLPAELASTLGYDAVVADTVNHRLRGVTLSSGHVRTVAGNGVQRLLDAGPARVTETGAGAWSEHHDGGPADFAADAIDVGVLGLGTEVSLSSPWDVVWSAKLQRVVIAMAGTHQIFAFDPVTNQVSILAGSGLEGLLDGAAEDAWFAQSSGLAIDADDNIWVADSETSSLRRLVLNESGVTVETAVGQGLFDFGFRDGDASEARLQHPLGVTVLPDGSVAIADTYNGAVRRYDPATKNVSTLARGLAEPSDVVVVNHGNSEPLLVVVESNKHQLVLVPIPKEAQQVDEGASQTHRPKSPVTPGILELAVRFKAPTGQKLDDRWGDPTQMKVSSTPPELLVSGGGTSVGLLRTIELSPDVPEGILHITARAAACDGPETADGEIPDHAACHLYQQDWGIPVILQADGESELVLDLRGMD; encoded by the coding sequence ATGAGCGAAACCGTACGCACCCAACACCGGGTCCGGGCCTCCGAACTGGAGGGCCGCGGCTGGCTCAATACGGGCGACAAGTCCCTTGACTTGGAATCCCTGCGCGGCAAAATCGTGCTGCTGGACTTCTGGACCTTCTGCTGCATCAACTGCCTGCATGTTCTCGACGAACTCAGGCCCCTCGAGGAAAAGTACTCTGACGTCCTGGTGACAGTTGGTGTACATTCGCCTAAGTTCGAGCACGAAGCTGATCCTGTTGCTCTTGCAGCTGCCGTGGAACGTTACGAGATCCATCACCCGGTCCTGGATGACCCTGAGCTGGCCACGTGGAAGGCGTACACAGCCCGTGCTTGGCCCACGCTGGTTGTTGTGGATCCGGAGGGTTACATCGTGGCGCATCTTTCCGGGGAAGGCCACGCAGATGGCCTCGCTGTGCTGCTTGAGGAGCTTGTGGCCGAGCATGAAGCAAAGGGGACCCTTCACCGGGGCAACGGTCCGTACGTCGCTCCTGTGCCGACGTCGGGCACTTTGCGCTTCCCGGGCAAAACGACCCAGTTGGCCAACGGCAATTACCTCGTCGTCGACTCCGGTCACCACCGCCTGGTGGAGCTCCACCCGGACCTGAAAACCGTTGAGCGGGTTATTGGCTCCGGAACCAAGGGCTACACGGACGGCCAGACGGACACGGCCCAGTTCAACGAGCCGCAAGGCATAGCTGTTCTTCCGGCGGAACTCGCTTCCACGCTCGGTTATGACGCCGTGGTCGCAGATACCGTTAACCACCGCCTTCGGGGTGTGACGTTGAGTTCAGGGCATGTCCGGACTGTTGCCGGCAACGGTGTGCAGCGCTTGCTCGATGCCGGCCCTGCCCGTGTAACCGAGACGGGCGCGGGTGCCTGGTCCGAACACCACGACGGCGGTCCGGCTGACTTTGCTGCCGACGCAATCGACGTCGGGGTGCTTGGCCTCGGTACGGAGGTCTCCTTGTCCTCGCCGTGGGATGTGGTGTGGAGCGCGAAGCTGCAGCGTGTTGTCATCGCGATGGCGGGAACTCACCAGATCTTTGCGTTCGATCCCGTGACCAACCAGGTTTCCATCCTGGCGGGCTCGGGCCTGGAGGGACTGTTGGACGGGGCCGCGGAGGATGCCTGGTTCGCGCAGTCGTCCGGCCTGGCCATTGATGCCGATGACAACATCTGGGTGGCCGACTCGGAGACTTCCTCGCTGCGACGTTTGGTGCTTAACGAGTCCGGCGTGACAGTGGAGACAGCCGTCGGCCAAGGCCTGTTCGACTTCGGATTCCGTGACGGCGACGCCAGCGAGGCACGCTTGCAGCACCCCTTGGGGGTCACGGTACTGCCGGATGGTTCCGTAGCGATCGCCGATACTTACAACGGTGCCGTTCGCCGGTACGATCCCGCGACGAAGAACGTGTCAACGTTGGCGCGTGGCCTGGCCGAGCCGAGTGACGTCGTCGTGGTGAACCACGGCAACAGTGAGCCGCTGCTGGTGGTGGTTGAATCAAACAAGCATCAACTGGTTTTGGTACCGATTCCCAAGGAAGCCCAGCAGGTGGATGAGGGCGCGTCACAGACGCACCGTCCCAAGAGCCCCGTGACCCCTGGAATCCTGGAGCTGGCTGTTCGCTTCAAGGCTCCCACGGGCCAGAAGCTTGATGACCGTTGGGGCGATCCGACGCAGATGAAGGTCTCTTCCACGCCGCCTGAACTGCTGGTCTCCGGCGGCGGGACATCGGTGGGCTTGTTGCGCACCATCGAATTGTCGCCCGACGTGCCAGAGGGCATCCTTCACATTACTGCCCGTGCGGCCGCCTGCGATGGACCTGAAACCGCGGACGGAGAGATTCCGGACCACGCGGCCTGTCACCTGTACCAGCAGGATTGGGGCATCCCTGTTATTTTGCAGGCTGACGGCGAATCAGAGCTGGTGCTTGATCTCCGCGGCATGGACTAA